A genomic window from Terriglobia bacterium includes:
- a CDS encoding Crp/Fnr family transcriptional regulator yields MPLGANAEAILRRIPLFAGLTESELHALAARVSSRHFGRGELLFSEGDPCQGLFIVAAGKVRIFKMSASGREQILALEGAGSTIAELPVFDGGNYPASASAAEDAEVLFISRKDFQNFCREHPEVALKVIAVVGGRLRRLVGIIEELSFTTVRQRLITLLLRLAQEKGAMSKQGIRIELGASHQELAAELGTVRELVSRNLGRLQAEGLIEVEGREIIVKDAAGLKREQAAAE; encoded by the coding sequence TTGCCCCTGGGCGCAAACGCAGAAGCGATCTTGCGGCGGATTCCCCTGTTTGCCGGGCTGACGGAGAGCGAGCTGCACGCCCTGGCGGCGCGCGTCAGCTCCAGGCACTTCGGCCGCGGCGAGCTGCTGTTTTCCGAGGGCGATCCCTGCCAGGGTCTGTTCATTGTCGCCGCGGGCAAGGTGCGCATCTTCAAGATGTCCGCGTCCGGCCGCGAGCAGATCCTGGCGCTGGAAGGCGCGGGCAGCACGATTGCCGAACTGCCTGTCTTCGACGGCGGCAACTATCCGGCCTCGGCCTCGGCCGCCGAAGATGCGGAAGTGCTGTTCATCTCCCGCAAGGATTTCCAGAACTTCTGCCGCGAGCATCCCGAAGTAGCGCTGAAGGTGATTGCCGTGGTCGGCGGGCGCCTGCGCCGCCTGGTGGGCATTATCGAGGAGTTGTCCTTCACCACGGTGCGGCAGCGCCTGATCACCCTGCTGCTGCGCCTGGCGCAGGAGAAAGGCGCCATGAGCAAGCAGGGAATCCGCATCGAGCTGGGCGCCAGCCACCAGGAACTGGCCGCGGAACTGGGCACGGTGCGCGAACTGGTGTCGCGCAACTTGGGGCGGCTGCAGGCCGAAGGCCTGATTGAGGTGGAGGGCCGGGAGATCATCGTGAAGGACGCCGCCGGGCTGAAACGCGAGCAGGCGGCCGCGGAATGA
- the ric gene encoding iron-sulfur cluster repair di-iron protein, with the protein MQLSHDSKLKDVVLNHPATAVVLEKAGLDYCCGGKQTLGEACMQAGMPPEELLARLQEAASEDSPEKQNWAAAPLGALASYIVEKHHGYVREALPRITAHLEKVAEKHGERHPELFKIRQDFDLVSREMTQHMQKEEMILFPFIQQMSDAVESGAGLYAPFFGSVQQPVAMMMQEHDTAGGLVNEMNSLSGGYVAPADGCTTYELVYRELAEFDHDLRTHVHLENNILFPRAVELEQKLTYR; encoded by the coding sequence ATGCAACTTTCGCATGACAGCAAATTGAAAGATGTGGTTCTGAATCATCCCGCGACGGCCGTGGTCCTGGAAAAGGCCGGCCTGGATTACTGCTGCGGGGGCAAGCAGACGCTCGGCGAGGCGTGTATGCAGGCGGGCATGCCTCCGGAGGAACTGCTGGCGCGGCTGCAAGAAGCGGCGAGCGAGGACTCGCCGGAGAAGCAGAATTGGGCCGCGGCGCCGCTCGGGGCGCTGGCCAGCTATATCGTCGAAAAGCACCACGGCTACGTCCGCGAGGCTCTGCCGCGCATCACCGCGCATCTGGAGAAAGTGGCGGAGAAGCACGGCGAACGCCACCCCGAACTCTTCAAGATCCGGCAGGATTTCGACCTGGTGAGCCGCGAGATGACGCAGCACATGCAGAAAGAGGAGATGATTCTTTTTCCCTTTATCCAGCAGATGTCCGATGCGGTGGAGAGCGGCGCCGGGCTTTACGCGCCCTTCTTCGGCAGCGTGCAGCAGCCGGTCGCGATGATGATGCAAGAGCACGATACGGCTGGCGGGCTGGTCAACGAGATGAACAGCCTGAGCGGCGGTTATGTGGCGCCCGCCGACGGCTGTACCACCTATGAGCTGGTCTACCGCGAGCTGGCGGAATTCGACCACGACCTGCGCACCCACGTGCATCTGGAGAACAACATCCTCTTTCCCCGCGCCGTCGAGCTGGAGCAGAAGCTGACGTACCGCTAG
- a CDS encoding efflux RND transporter periplasmic adaptor subunit, giving the protein MERKLRNRILLFLLLAGVIAYVLVWMSGRQPAAKIAAVLPARENLVASISSNGKVEPIAPFVMRAQLATFVDKVYALEGQSLHKGQPILELDVKDAAAQLAQARASLLRAQDDLRAARAGGRSDDIARVTGDLVRAQAERDRLLRDNEALKRLVAQQAATKDELAANEVALARAQSEYNRLAAVKQEFARQVLLDAQRAALQVEQARSEVAALEEKVRESRVVAPADGTLYSLPVRTGDFVKVGDLLGEMANLRQVRVRAFIDEPELGSLAPDEPVTITWDALPSRSWQGRTTVIPKQVVARGTRSVGELLCAVNNDKLELLPNTNVNVLINAKERQHVLAVPRGAVELEGGQRYVFVVKDNDLGVGKKHLEKRQVQVGIASPTSYEITGGLQEGEYVALPSDVDLKDGMAVRVVNLE; this is encoded by the coding sequence ATGGAACGCAAGCTGCGAAATCGGATTCTGTTGTTCCTGCTGCTGGCGGGCGTGATCGCCTATGTGCTGGTATGGATGAGCGGGCGCCAGCCGGCGGCCAAAATCGCCGCGGTCCTGCCCGCGCGCGAGAATTTGGTGGCCTCCATCAGCAGCAACGGGAAAGTGGAGCCGATCGCGCCGTTCGTGATGCGCGCGCAGCTGGCCACTTTCGTGGATAAAGTCTATGCGCTGGAAGGACAAAGCCTGCACAAAGGGCAGCCGATCCTGGAGCTGGACGTAAAGGACGCCGCGGCGCAACTGGCGCAGGCCCGCGCCAGTCTGCTGCGCGCGCAGGACGATCTGCGCGCCGCCCGCGCCGGCGGGCGCAGCGATGACATCGCCCGCGTTACAGGGGATCTGGTGCGCGCGCAGGCCGAGCGCGACCGCCTGCTGCGCGACAACGAAGCCCTCAAGCGCCTGGTGGCCCAGCAGGCCGCCACCAAGGACGAGCTGGCCGCCAACGAAGTGGCTCTGGCGCGCGCGCAATCCGAATACAACCGCCTGGCCGCGGTTAAGCAGGAGTTTGCCCGCCAGGTGCTGCTGGACGCCCAGCGCGCCGCCCTGCAGGTCGAGCAGGCGCGCAGCGAAGTGGCCGCGCTCGAGGAAAAGGTCCGCGAGAGCCGCGTCGTGGCTCCCGCCGACGGCACCTTGTATTCCCTCCCGGTGCGCACCGGCGATTTCGTCAAGGTTGGCGATCTGCTTGGGGAGATGGCCAATCTCCGCCAGGTGCGCGTGCGCGCCTTCATTGACGAGCCGGAGCTCGGCTCGCTGGCTCCCGACGAGCCGGTGACTATTACCTGGGACGCTCTGCCCAGCCGCTCCTGGCAGGGCCGCACCACGGTCATTCCCAAGCAGGTGGTGGCGCGCGGCACGCGCAGCGTCGGCGAGCTGTTGTGCGCCGTGAACAACGACAAGCTCGAGCTGCTCCCCAACACCAACGTAAACGTGCTCATCAACGCCAAGGAGCGTCAGCACGTCCTGGCCGTGCCGCGCGGCGCCGTGGAGCTGGAAGGCGGGCAGCGCTATGTTTTTGTCGTCAAGGACAACGATCTGGGCGTCGGCAAGAAGCACCTGGAGAAGCGCCAGGTGCAGGTCGGCATCGCCAGCCCCACCAGCTATGAGATCACCGGCGGTCTCCAGGAGGGCGAGTATGTCGCGCTACCGAGCGATGTCGATCTGAAGGACGGCATGGCCGTGCGCGTGGTCAATCTGGAGTAG
- a CDS encoding tetratricopeptide repeat protein has translation MRSSILALFLLASGLGAGFTAAQGDSRALFEAGRQAYEASRYPRAVQLLQLVVAGDSRNADALLLLTKSYIELAQYDKAVDSAERAVALAPQSSLYHQWLGKAYGEKAEHASWFSAISLAKKTHKEFEIAVQLDEHNFAARQDLIEFYCSAPGMVGGGVDKATPHIARLLVLDASEGHYAKGNCRRQKKDFAAADAEFTLALESGPKAPDLIYDIGDYAVKQKQPARLLAVVEAGQKADPADPRGDYYQAVAFLLKNEKAEQAEQLLRSYLQRAPVRNAYPRPAAAHDWLGHALERQGKIAEALQEFRAALQADPRNKDARESVERLEKH, from the coding sequence ATGCGCAGCTCCATCCTGGCACTCTTTCTTCTGGCCTCCGGCCTCGGGGCTGGCTTCACCGCGGCGCAAGGAGATTCGCGCGCGCTTTTCGAAGCGGGCCGCCAGGCCTACGAAGCCAGCCGGTATCCCAGGGCCGTGCAGCTTCTCCAACTGGTTGTGGCGGGCGATTCCCGGAACGCCGACGCTCTGCTCCTGCTGACCAAGTCCTACATCGAACTGGCGCAATACGACAAGGCCGTGGACAGCGCCGAGCGTGCCGTGGCCCTCGCCCCGCAGAGCTCCCTCTACCATCAGTGGCTCGGCAAGGCCTACGGCGAAAAGGCCGAACACGCTTCCTGGTTCTCCGCGATCTCCCTGGCCAAGAAGACGCACAAGGAATTCGAGATCGCCGTGCAGCTGGACGAGCACAATTTCGCCGCCCGCCAGGACCTCATCGAGTTCTATTGCAGCGCCCCGGGCATGGTCGGCGGCGGAGTAGATAAAGCCACGCCGCACATCGCCCGCCTGCTGGTGCTGGATGCCTCCGAAGGGCATTACGCGAAGGGCAACTGCCGCCGCCAGAAGAAGGATTTTGCCGCGGCGGACGCCGAATTCACCCTAGCCCTGGAATCCGGCCCGAAAGCCCCGGACCTGATCTACGACATCGGCGACTATGCCGTGAAGCAGAAGCAGCCGGCGCGCCTGCTGGCTGTCGTGGAGGCCGGCCAGAAGGCGGATCCCGCCGATCCCCGCGGCGATTACTACCAGGCCGTCGCCTTCCTCCTGAAAAACGAAAAAGCCGAGCAGGCCGAGCAGCTCTTGCGCTCCTACCTTCAGCGCGCACCGGTGCGCAACGCTTATCCGCGCCCCGCCGCCGCGCACGACTGGCTGGGGCACGCCCTCGAACGGCAGGGCAAGATCGCCGAGGCCTTGCAGGAATTTCGGGCCGCCCTGCAGGCCGATCCACGCAACAAGGATGCGCGTGAGTCCGTGGAGCGTCTGGAAAAGCACTGA